One Candidatus Cardinium hertigii DNA window includes the following coding sequences:
- a CDS encoding sodium:solute symporter family transporter, producing the protein MIALLYHNVPLLMVIAFLLLTLAVGIYFHKKTTTLREYAVGNKKFATAALVATMLATKFGGDDMPLDVEEIHSRGIDWIFIALSTSLPFLLLSRLVLRMGPFMQHLSMPETIGSVYGTYPRIVTALSCICNSIAGISIQITVISKAIAMCMQSCAPQTIQYLTLFTTFVLIFYSCFGGISSVTFTDVLQFITFTLIIPFLAIFMIQKIDKPFADTIPFLQSQTQFQLSSLFHCNTSLISIISMALSLLVVYMEHSNIQRIYMASDVIQAQRVCRYVSIFSLIITICTILIGIAAFIAAPTLPSTEIWTYIMQHIPPFFKGFLAISLLAMSMSTADSDLNACSVIVSHDVYASLQNIRRMPVISPLLLARCTTVIVGLTAMFLAFKHNNLLELLCLVIDFFVPIVTAPFLLAVYGFRGSSRTALIGMATGIGTILAWNRWIEPTTGINGAFLCMLANGLAMLAAHYLLPQPVGTGWVPPDKIYLQKQQEKQRIAKRNKKERAIFFTKEHLAKLKPNAITTVFVGVYLIITSLVSSCYYNGQTKTVWACIPFFMLGVAHIGYVAFFANKISDRAIGICWFFSLLVGFPLHLLFSCFLCQTLLVPFLLFFTHGTVLLWTLPFYWSLRALAITAGGMLIAICCCKATVICPSLTLLLSILGFGLLLLMISVWAKNSIIQKESRNLYFLQKQATQEAYELKKLAYSEELPIASSQSTLAQEGTILEKAIQNVTQSIAFVDSTTPFLKEDFQSILDKFAEWAYYLKQRAKRQDQLLLQPTAIPLEALIDAGEVAYQKEKGYLPGLWIEESVNIPDTLLGDREQLVRLLFLALNHVRQSSVSFRSTITLQLQSTQLRYKKREPLEEKESPDCITFPALALVVHTENKQIPLPILQTIYDVEGPAVTQPVVSALSPQKVNLHKEKLASIVYAHYGLLLWPHAEQLVCLLPLDVTQVREEMLALSLPREAGTQEEASITPHEKTASLAQLSAFHDWVRSFESIDSFLIAEILLLLRRCYGFKRHASGQLFYVRAVAIAEWVAAWTDGHAKLVYATLLYDLVRYTRLPLSYIKANYPLIVYCFVENTIAIDSRKRLEESLLAIVNRFKESLQKEHISVLYVKLAERLYDLKHAFGYKDPAVVQAMAKESLTIDVELAQRYGEPGMAILLKQAAEEALAGNKPTEPEGGMKP; encoded by the coding sequence ATGATTGCATTATTATACCATAACGTTCCTTTGCTTATGGTCATAGCCTTCTTGCTATTGACGCTAGCAGTAGGTATTTATTTTCATAAAAAAACAACTACGCTACGGGAATACGCAGTAGGTAATAAAAAATTTGCCACAGCTGCTTTAGTAGCTACCATGCTAGCTACTAAATTTGGAGGGGACGATATGCCACTAGATGTAGAAGAAATTCACAGTCGAGGTATTGACTGGATATTTATAGCTTTATCAACCAGTCTTCCCTTCTTATTGCTTAGCCGTTTGGTATTGCGCATGGGGCCCTTTATGCAGCATCTCTCCATGCCTGAGACGATAGGCAGTGTATATGGTACCTATCCTAGAATAGTTACGGCTTTATCTTGTATCTGTAATTCTATTGCTGGAATATCTATTCAAATTACCGTAATCTCTAAAGCAATTGCAATGTGCATGCAATCATGTGCTCCGCAAACTATACAATATCTGACACTATTCACTACCTTCGTTTTAATCTTCTATTCTTGTTTTGGAGGGATTTCTTCCGTTACCTTTACGGATGTACTACAGTTTATAACTTTTACACTGATCATTCCTTTTTTAGCGATCTTCATGATCCAAAAAATCGACAAGCCCTTTGCCGATACCATTCCTTTTTTACAGAGTCAAACACAATTTCAATTAAGCAGTTTATTCCATTGTAATACCAGCCTAATCTCTATTATTTCCATGGCTTTATCGCTTTTAGTAGTATATATGGAACATTCTAATATACAGCGTATTTATATGGCTTCAGATGTGATACAGGCACAACGGGTTTGCCGTTATGTTAGCATTTTTAGTTTAATTATAACAATTTGTACTATTTTAATTGGTATAGCTGCTTTTATAGCTGCTCCTACTTTGCCCAGCACAGAAATCTGGACCTATATCATGCAACATATTCCGCCCTTCTTTAAAGGATTCCTTGCTATTAGCTTATTGGCTATGTCTATGTCTACGGCTGATTCTGATTTGAATGCTTGTTCCGTTATAGTCAGTCATGATGTATATGCAAGCTTACAAAATATAAGAAGGATGCCTGTTATATCTCCCTTGCTCTTGGCCAGATGTACTACTGTTATAGTAGGTTTAACTGCTATGTTCTTGGCCTTTAAGCATAATAACTTATTAGAATTATTGTGTTTAGTAATTGATTTTTTTGTGCCGATTGTAACCGCTCCTTTTCTCTTGGCTGTGTATGGTTTTCGCGGAAGTTCCCGTACAGCGTTAATCGGGATGGCAACTGGTATAGGCACTATTCTAGCTTGGAATCGGTGGATTGAACCTACAACAGGTATCAACGGCGCTTTCTTGTGCATGCTGGCCAACGGTTTAGCCATGTTAGCCGCCCACTACCTATTACCGCAACCAGTAGGAACCGGCTGGGTGCCTCCTGATAAAATTTATCTACAAAAGCAACAAGAAAAGCAAAGAATTGCGAAGCGTAATAAAAAAGAACGTGCCATTTTTTTTACAAAAGAACATTTAGCCAAGCTGAAACCGAATGCCATTACAACTGTATTTGTAGGGGTTTATCTTATTATAACTAGCTTAGTTAGCAGCTGTTATTACAACGGGCAAACAAAGACAGTATGGGCATGTATCCCCTTTTTTATGTTAGGGGTTGCTCATATAGGCTATGTAGCCTTTTTTGCTAATAAAATCTCAGATAGGGCAATAGGGATCTGTTGGTTTTTTAGTTTGTTAGTTGGATTCCCGCTCCATCTTCTCTTTAGCTGCTTCCTATGCCAAACACTTTTAGTCCCCTTCCTTTTATTTTTTACCCATGGAACAGTTCTATTGTGGACACTTCCGTTCTATTGGAGCCTAAGAGCGCTAGCTATTACGGCAGGGGGTATGCTAATAGCTATTTGCTGTTGTAAAGCAACGGTAATATGCCCTTCCCTCACACTATTATTGTCTATACTAGGGTTTGGCTTACTGCTTTTAATGATCAGTGTTTGGGCAAAAAATAGTATTATACAAAAAGAATCCCGTAATCTTTATTTCCTGCAGAAACAAGCTACACAAGAAGCCTACGAACTAAAAAAGCTAGCCTATAGCGAAGAGCTGCCTATTGCTTCTTCCCAAAGCACCTTAGCCCAGGAGGGAACTATTTTAGAAAAAGCCATCCAAAATGTTACGCAATCTATTGCCTTTGTAGATAGTACCACTCCCTTCCTTAAGGAAGACTTCCAAAGCATCCTAGATAAATTTGCAGAATGGGCCTACTATTTAAAGCAGCGGGCCAAACGCCAGGACCAGCTTCTTTTACAACCGACTGCTATCCCATTAGAAGCGCTTATCGATGCAGGAGAGGTAGCCTACCAAAAAGAAAAAGGCTACTTACCTGGTTTATGGATAGAGGAATCCGTAAATATACCCGATACGCTGCTAGGCGATAGGGAACAGTTGGTACGGCTTCTCTTCCTGGCCCTTAATCATGTAAGGCAATCCAGCGTTTCCTTTCGTTCCACTATTACGTTACAGCTGCAGTCTACCCAACTGCGCTACAAAAAAAGAGAACCGCTTGAAGAAAAAGAATCCCCTGATTGTATTACTTTCCCTGCATTGGCGTTGGTAGTACATACAGAAAATAAACAGATCCCCCTGCCTATCTTACAAACCATATATGACGTGGAAGGTCCTGCCGTTACCCAACCGGTGGTTTCTGCCCTATCTCCGCAAAAGGTAAACCTACACAAAGAAAAGTTAGCATCGATTGTGTATGCGCACTATGGGCTTTTGCTATGGCCCCATGCAGAGCAGCTGGTCTGCCTACTCCCCCTAGATGTAACCCAAGTAAGAGAGGAGATGCTAGCACTTTCCTTGCCGAGGGAAGCGGGTACGCAGGAGGAAGCGTCTATTACGCCCCATGAAAAGACCGCATCGCTCGCACAACTGTCCGCTTTTCATGATTGGGTGCGTTCCTTTGAAAGTATAGATTCTTTCCTTATTGCAGAGATACTGCTCTTACTGCGGCGCTGCTATGGGTTTAAACGGCATGCATCGGGGCAGCTTTTTTATGTACGAGCCGTAGCGATTGCTGAGTGGGTAGCTGCCTGGACAGATGGCCATGCTAAACTGGTTTATGCGACGCTGCTGTATGATTTGGTCCGCTATACCAGACTGCCGCTTTCCTATATCAAAGCCAATTATCCCCTAATCGTCTACTGCTTTGTAGAAAATACAATCGCTATCGATAGCCGGAAGCGTTTAGAGGAATCATTGTTGGCTATTGTTAACCGCTTTAAGGAATCCTTGCAAAAAGAACATATTTCTGTACTCTATGTGAAGCTGGCAGAGCGGTTATATGATTTAAAGCATGCTTTCGGTTACAAAGATCCTGCCGTTGTACAAGCCATGGCCAAAGAAAGCTTAACCATTGATGTGGAGCTGGCCCAGCGCTATGGAGAACCAGGCATGGCGATCCTCTTGAAGCAGGCAGCGGAGGAAGCATTGGCTGGTAATAAGCCTACAGAACCTGAAGGAGGGATGAAGCCTTGA
- a CDS encoding sodium:solute symporter family protein has product MTLWNNLPLVMTVTFLLLTLAVGLYYSRKVTTLREYAVGNKDFTTAALVATMLATAYGGGGLVRTVECIHYFGLYWIVKSLFSGFGIWMLNPLALRMESFMQHLSMPETVGSVFGKWPRILTALSTICTYVASFAIQTNIVARSFAMCLNLEEHSMHTIVATIILITYSTSGGIRSVTFTDVLQFLTFAIVIPFLAFFMFKQTGKSVTEIITLLQKEEKFRLSTVFHFDKKLLIMIGLFLAGLMSYVTPTAIQRAYMCATPRQANNVFFYTGILYFIIKFTIVILAITTFISDPSLSQNNVWHYIMGHIPPFFKGLVAISLLAMAMSTADSKLNVCAVIVSHDIMGSFQHYAIFRKFFSRHSLALTRVTSIIVGIFGMMVALKYKNLLHLLQLTFAFSLPVITAPYVLAIYGLRSSSRTALIGMITGIFSILAWHKWIKPIAAVDGSFFCMLANGLAMLAAHYLLPQPAGSGWVPPDKIYLQRQQEKERIAKRNKKERAIFFTKENLAKLKPNAITTVFVGVYLIITSLVSSCYYNAQTKTVWQCLPFYMLGVGYIGYVAFLKENNKISDWTIGKYWFISVLVGFPLHLLFSCFLCQTLLVPFLLFFTHGTVLLWTLPFYWSLRALAITAGGMLIAICCCKATVVWPDPMIVLPLVGVGSFLVMSVVYLKKQNRIQQERVAYFLQKQATQEAYELKKLAYSEELPTASPQNTLAQEGTILEKAIQNVTQSIAFVDSTTPFLKEDFQSILDKFAEWAFYLKQRAKRQDQLLLQPTAIPLVELIDAGEVVYQKEKGYLPRLWIEEAVNIPDTMLGDREQLVRLLFLAFSYVKQSSVSPRSLITLQLQPTQLRYKKREPLEADGAPDCISFPALALVLRTENKNIPLSTLQAIYDVEDASTTQPMDPFVSPQMVNLRKENLASIVHAHYGLLLLPHAEQLVCLLPLDVTQVREEMLALSLPREAGTQEEASITPHEKTASLATLSSFHDWIPSFESIDPFLIAEVLLLLRRCYGFKRHASGQLFYVRAVGIAEWVAAWTDGHAKLVYATLLYDLVRYTRLPLSYIKGNYNMGVYCFVENVIAIDSRERLEESLLAITNRLKESLQKEHISVLYVKLAERLYDLKQASGYKDPAVVQAMAKESLTIDVELAQRYGEPGMAILLKQAAEEVLAGNKPTEPV; this is encoded by the coding sequence ATGACACTATGGAATAATTTACCACTTGTAATGACAGTAACTTTTCTGCTGCTGACCCTAGCAGTAGGACTCTATTACAGTAGGAAAGTAACTACTTTGCGGGAATATGCAGTAGGCAATAAGGACTTTACTACTGCTGCATTGGTGGCAACTATGTTGGCTACTGCTTATGGTGGAGGTGGATTGGTAAGGACGGTAGAGTGTATACATTATTTTGGTTTATACTGGATAGTAAAATCATTATTTTCTGGCTTTGGCATCTGGATGCTTAACCCATTGGCATTACGGATGGAATCTTTTATGCAGCATTTGTCCATGCCAGAAACTGTAGGTAGTGTATTTGGTAAATGGCCACGTATTTTAACAGCTTTATCTACCATTTGCACTTATGTTGCCAGTTTTGCTATTCAAACCAATATTGTAGCTCGTTCGTTTGCCATGTGTTTAAACCTGGAAGAACACAGCATGCATACCATTGTTGCTACTATAATTTTAATTACTTACTCTACAAGTGGGGGGATTCGTTCTGTTACTTTTACGGACGTATTACAATTTTTAACCTTTGCGATTGTAATACCTTTTTTAGCTTTCTTTATGTTTAAGCAAACAGGGAAGTCCGTAACAGAAATTATTACGCTCTTACAAAAAGAAGAAAAATTCCGTTTGAGCACCGTATTTCATTTTGATAAAAAACTATTGATTATGATAGGGTTGTTTTTAGCTGGATTGATGTCTTATGTTACACCTACGGCTATCCAACGAGCCTACATGTGCGCTACTCCTCGCCAGGCAAATAATGTTTTTTTTTATACTGGGATCCTCTACTTTATCATAAAATTTACTATAGTCATCCTAGCCATAACAACTTTTATCTCGGATCCAAGCTTATCACAAAATAATGTCTGGCATTATATCATGGGACACATACCTCCCTTTTTTAAAGGGCTGGTAGCCATTAGTTTATTAGCTATGGCTATGTCTACGGCTGATTCTAAATTAAATGTTTGTGCTGTTATAGTTAGTCATGACATAATGGGCAGTTTCCAACATTATGCAATCTTCCGAAAATTTTTTAGTAGGCACTCGCTTGCACTAACAAGGGTTACCTCTATCATAGTAGGTATTTTTGGCATGATGGTAGCGCTTAAATATAAAAATTTGTTACACTTGCTTCAATTAACTTTTGCTTTCTCTCTCCCTGTCATTACTGCTCCCTATGTATTGGCGATATATGGATTGCGTAGCAGTTCCCGGACAGCATTAATAGGTATGATTACGGGTATATTTTCTATTTTAGCTTGGCATAAATGGATAAAACCAATAGCTGCGGTGGATGGTTCTTTCTTTTGTATGTTAGCCAACGGCTTAGCCATGCTAGCCGCCCACTATCTATTGCCGCAACCAGCAGGAAGCGGATGGGTACCTCCTGATAAAATTTACCTACAGAGGCAACAGGAAAAGGAAAGAATCGCGAAGCGTAATAAAAAAGAACGTGCCATTTTTTTTACAAAAGAAAATTTAGCTAAGCTAAAACCGAATGCCATTACAACTGTATTTGTAGGGGTTTATCTTATTATAACTAGCTTAGTTAGCAGCTGTTACTACAACGCGCAAACAAAGACAGTATGGCAATGCCTTCCCTTTTATATGCTAGGGGTTGGGTATATAGGTTATGTAGCCTTCTTGAAGGAAAATAACAAAATTTCAGATTGGACAATAGGCAAATATTGGTTTATAAGTGTATTAGTTGGATTCCCGCTCCATCTTCTCTTTAGCTGCTTCCTATGCCAAACACTTTTAGTCCCCTTCCTTTTATTTTTTACCCATGGAACGGTTCTATTGTGGACACTTCCCTTCTATTGGAGCCTAAGAGCACTAGCTATTACGGCAGGGGGTATGCTAATAGCTATTTGCTGTTGTAAAGCAACGGTAGTATGGCCTGATCCTATGATAGTATTGCCTCTGGTAGGAGTGGGCTCATTTCTAGTAATGTCAGTTGTGTATTTAAAAAAACAAAATAGGATTCAACAAGAACGGGTGGCCTATTTTTTGCAAAAACAAGCTACACAAGAAGCCTATGAACTAAAAAAATTAGCCTATAGTGAAGAACTCCCTACTGCTTCTCCCCAAAATACCTTAGCCCAGGAGGGAACTATTTTAGAAAAAGCCATCCAAAATGTTACGCAATCTATTGCCTTTGTAGACAGTACTACCCCCTTTCTCAAAGAAGACTTTCAAAGCATCCTAGATAAATTTGCAGAATGGGCATTCTATTTAAAGCAGCGGGCTAAACGCCAAGACCAGCTCCTTTTACAACCGACTGCTATCCCGTTAGTGGAACTCATCGATGCAGGAGAGGTAGTCTACCAAAAAGAAAAAGGCTACTTACCCCGTTTATGGATAGAGGAAGCCGTAAATATACCCGATACCATGCTAGGCGATAGGGAGCAGTTGGTACGCCTTCTCTTCCTAGCCTTTAGCTATGTAAAGCAATCCAGCGTTTCTCCGCGCTCCCTTATTACCCTACAGCTGCAGCCTACCCAATTGCGCTACAAAAAAAGAGAACCGCTTGAAGCGGATGGAGCCCCTGATTGTATCTCTTTTCCTGCGTTGGCTTTGGTATTGCGTACAGAAAATAAAAACATCCCCCTATCTACCCTACAAGCAATATATGACGTAGAAGACGCTTCCACTACCCAACCAATGGATCCTTTTGTATCTCCGCAAATGGTAAACCTTCGCAAAGAAAATTTAGCATCGATTGTGCATGCGCACTATGGGCTTCTGTTGTTGCCCCATGCAGAACAGCTGGTCTGCCTACTCCCCCTAGATGTAACCCAAGTAAGAGAGGAGATGCTAGCACTTTCCTTACCGAGGGAAGCCGGTACCCAAGAGGAAGCCTCTATTACGCCCCATGAAAAGACCGCATCATTAGCAACATTGTCGTCGTTTCATGATTGGATTCCTTCCTTTGAAAGTATAGATCCTTTCCTTATTGCAGAAGTACTGCTCTTACTGCGGCGCTGCTATGGATTTAAACGGCATGCATCGGGGCAGCTTTTTTATGTACGGGCCGTAGGGATTGCTGAGTGGGTAGCTGCCTGGACAGATGGCCATGCTAAACTGGTTTATGCGACGCTGCTGTATGATTTGGTCCGCTATACCAGACTGCCGCTTTCCTATATCAAAGGTAATTATAATATGGGGGTGTACTGTTTTGTAGAGAATGTAATCGCTATAGACAGCCGGGAGCGTTTAGAGGAATCGCTGCTGGCTATTACCAACCGCTTGAAGGAATCCTTGCAAAAAGAGCATATTTCTGTACTCTATGTGAAGCTGGCAGAGCGGCTATACGATTTAAAACAGGCTTCCGGTTACAAAGATCCTGCCGTTGTACAAGCCATGGCCAAAGAAAGCTTAACCATTGATGTGGAGCTGGCCCAGCGCTATGGAGAACCAGGCATGGCGATCCTCTTGAAGCAGGCAGCGGAGGAAGTATTGGCTGGTAATAAGCCTACAGAACCTGTTTGA
- a CDS encoding glycogen/starch synthase yields the protein MSLQRILYVASEVAPFLETSLIASCLRKLPEAMQHKQLDVRIIVPKFGVIHDRLNRLHEVLRLSGNIVSIDAAAYAITVKVSTIPNVRLQVYFVDNEVLFGCRKAVFQDASNYFFADNDLRMIFFCMGVMETLKKLEWEADVVHCHGWITSLLPLFWKKLYQQHALFTKAKLITTLYNTTYSNHFPLLANRIEKIGISVEDMALLATGNFCNIIELAMQYSDLVLRGEMLNEAEFKKLPKAQACLLVPNDEQYSARCLALYHELLGE from the coding sequence ATGTCTCTACAAAGGATACTATATGTTGCCAGTGAAGTTGCTCCTTTTTTGGAAACTTCTCTTATAGCAAGTTGTCTGCGTAAGCTTCCAGAAGCCATGCAGCACAAGCAGCTTGATGTTCGCATTATAGTACCTAAGTTTGGTGTCATCCATGACCGTTTAAATAGGCTACATGAAGTATTGCGCTTATCGGGCAATATTGTTTCCATAGATGCTGCGGCGTATGCTATTACAGTAAAAGTAAGTACGATACCTAATGTACGCCTACAAGTTTACTTTGTGGATAATGAAGTTTTATTTGGGTGTAGAAAAGCGGTATTCCAAGATGCTTCCAACTATTTTTTTGCAGACAATGATTTACGTATGATTTTTTTCTGCATGGGGGTTATGGAAACCCTTAAAAAACTGGAATGGGAAGCAGATGTTGTACATTGTCATGGTTGGATTACTAGCTTACTGCCTCTTTTTTGGAAAAAATTATACCAGCAGCATGCTCTTTTTACAAAAGCAAAGCTTATCACCACACTTTACAATACGACTTATTCCAATCATTTTCCTCTATTAGCCAACAGAATAGAAAAAATAGGCATTTCAGTAGAAGATATGGCATTACTAGCTACAGGTAATTTTTGTAACATAATAGAGCTGGCCATGCAATATTCCGATCTGGTATTGCGTGGGGAAATGCTTAATGAAGCTGAATTTAAAAAATTACCCAAAGCTCAAGCATGCCTGCTGGTGCCAAATGACGAGCAGTATAGTGCGCGCTGTCTTGCATTATACCATGAGCTCTTAGGGGAGTAG
- a CDS encoding outer membrane beta-barrel protein — MKKKAWYWFVFCLALQGAVATPSVATTQKPVISVAQMNKASDTYQPIIEQRYFVFVLELLKKDWLHQSGKSSLGMERWSWRDFMRWPTPSLLYAVRIKKSRFAIGGGIGFSTLQYSFKSDKKENFTLRKKGKNNTEYGAIDSEDLGGDNWGLIQPSAVKYSQWNVSYMDFLLGMRFNSVLEQSREGVHVWLGGKLGVRLASATTIGYEAHDAISSLYRDNDFNLNRFAFSGQIGIGYRFVGLIGSYTFTPLFSDGVLRERDSTTCGAIKPYSVSFYLTC, encoded by the coding sequence GTGAAAAAGAAAGCATGGTATTGGTTCGTATTTTGTCTTGCTCTGCAGGGGGCAGTTGCTACGCCTTCTGTTGCGACCACACAAAAACCTGTTATTTCGGTAGCGCAAATGAACAAAGCGTCTGATACCTATCAGCCAATTATTGAGCAGAGGTATTTTGTATTTGTATTGGAATTGCTCAAGAAGGATTGGTTGCATCAGTCAGGGAAGTCCTCATTAGGTATGGAAAGATGGTCTTGGCGCGATTTTATGCGCTGGCCAACCCCTTCCCTTTTGTACGCTGTACGTATAAAAAAATCCCGTTTTGCAATAGGGGGAGGAATTGGCTTTAGTACGTTACAATATTCGTTTAAAAGTGATAAAAAAGAGAACTTTACGTTGCGCAAGAAGGGAAAAAATAATACAGAATATGGTGCAATAGATTCAGAAGATTTAGGAGGAGACAATTGGGGGCTTATACAGCCAAGTGCTGTAAAATATTCGCAGTGGAACGTTTCTTATATGGACTTTCTATTGGGCATGCGGTTTAATAGTGTATTAGAGCAGTCGAGAGAAGGCGTGCATGTTTGGTTGGGTGGAAAGCTAGGGGTGCGCCTTGCTTCTGCTACTACCATTGGTTATGAAGCGCACGACGCAATCAGCTCCTTGTACCGTGACAATGATTTTAACCTGAATCGTTTTGCGTTTAGTGGACAAATAGGTATAGGGTATCGTTTTGTTGGTCTAATTGGTAGTTATACCTTTACTCCTCTTTTTTCCGATGGGGTATTAAGGGAAAGGGATAGTACTACTTGTGGTGCTATAAAGCCTTACTCTGTATCGTTTTATCTCACCTGTTAG
- the tuf gene encoding elongation factor Tu, translating to MAKETFDRSKPHVNIGTIGHVDHGKTTLTAAITAVLSKAGLAEKKEFSSIDAAPEEKERGITINTAHVEYQTKTRHYAHVDCPGHADYVKNMITGAAQMDGAILVVAATDGPMPQTREHILLANQIGVPSIVVFLNKVDAVNDPEILELVELEVRELLSTYKFDGDNAPIIHGSALGALNGEPEAEAKIQELMNAVDGHIPLPVRLIDRDFLMPIEGTHTITGRGTVATGRIEKGVITTGSPVEIIGMGAEKLTSTVTGIEMFRKILDRGEAGDNVGLLLRGVDKDAIRRGMIICKPGSLKPHHKFKAEIYVLTEKEGGRHKPFVSKYRPQCYFRTTDVTGEIKLPDDVKMVMPGDNVNLEIALINSIAMEVGLRFAIREGGRTVGAGRVTEIIE from the coding sequence ATGGCAAAGGAGACATTTGATCGGTCAAAACCACATGTAAACATTGGTACCATTGGGCACGTCGATCATGGCAAGACAACCTTAACTGCTGCGATTACTGCTGTGTTGTCTAAAGCGGGATTGGCGGAAAAGAAAGAATTTTCATCCATTGACGCAGCGCCAGAAGAAAAAGAACGCGGTATTACCATTAATACAGCGCACGTAGAATACCAAACTAAAACAAGGCATTATGCACACGTAGACTGTCCTGGTCACGCAGATTATGTCAAAAACATGATTACAGGTGCCGCGCAAATGGATGGTGCGATCCTTGTAGTAGCAGCTACGGATGGTCCTATGCCTCAAACGAGAGAACATATTCTGTTAGCCAATCAAATTGGTGTTCCTAGTATCGTTGTCTTCTTGAATAAGGTGGATGCGGTAAATGATCCTGAAATACTTGAACTGGTAGAACTCGAAGTTAGAGAGCTCTTGAGTACCTATAAGTTTGATGGGGATAATGCGCCCATTATCCATGGTTCTGCATTAGGTGCGCTCAATGGTGAGCCTGAAGCGGAGGCTAAGATACAGGAGTTAATGAACGCAGTGGATGGACATATTCCTTTGCCGGTACGTTTGATAGACCGAGATTTTTTGATGCCGATAGAAGGTACTCATACGATTACAGGGCGTGGAACGGTTGCTACAGGTAGAATTGAAAAAGGTGTGATTACTACAGGTAGTCCAGTAGAAATCATTGGTATGGGAGCGGAGAAGCTCACTTCTACCGTTACAGGAATAGAAATGTTTCGTAAAATCTTGGATAGAGGGGAAGCAGGGGATAATGTAGGGCTTCTATTGCGTGGCGTAGATAAAGATGCCATTCGACGTGGAATGATCATTTGTAAACCAGGCAGCTTAAAACCGCATCACAAATTTAAGGCGGAGATTTATGTGTTAACTGAAAAAGAAGGGGGGCGCCACAAGCCATTTGTTAGCAAGTATAGGCCGCAGTGCTACTTTAGGACAACGGATGTTACAGGTGAGATAAAATTACCGGATGATGTAAAAATGGTAATGCCAGGAGACAATGTTAACTTAGAGATTGCCTTAATAAATAGTATTGCCATGGAAGTAGGGTTGCGTTTTGCGATTCGTGAGGGAGGGAGGACAGTTGGTGCAGGACGGGTAACAGAAATTATTGAATAG
- the secE gene encoding preprotein translocase subunit SecE: MSKLKLFVQSLIQEIKYKITWPPYGKLQSNALLVLVASFIFALFIGLMDLSLREAFIWFYNAF; this comes from the coding sequence ATGTCAAAGTTAAAGCTGTTTGTACAAAGTTTAATTCAGGAGATTAAGTATAAAATCACTTGGCCTCCTTACGGTAAGCTGCAAAGTAATGCATTATTGGTGCTGGTAGCATCTTTTATATTCGCATTGTTTATTGGATTGATGGATTTGTCTTTAAGGGAAGCTTTTATTTGGTTTTATAATGCTTTTTAA
- the nusG gene encoding transcription termination/antitermination protein NusG gives MDTLQWYVLKVISKQEEKIKSSLQVELLKEGLQHRVGEVFIPYEKVYEIRAGKKTIKNRNKCPGYIFLQADLSNSLFLLMQLLRRIRGILGFLGVEGWKATDAPLPLSQVEVDRFIGKASESDPVDVKLATIFMVGEVVEIIDGPFVGFSGEIEEIFEEKKTLNVVVKIFDERSTPVELRYTQVKKLL, from the coding sequence ATGGATACGTTACAATGGTATGTGCTTAAGGTTATAAGTAAGCAGGAAGAAAAAATAAAGAGCAGTTTACAGGTAGAGCTTCTCAAGGAAGGGTTACAGCATAGGGTAGGAGAGGTATTTATTCCTTATGAGAAGGTATATGAGATACGTGCCGGAAAAAAAACTATCAAAAATAGAAATAAATGTCCGGGCTATATTTTTTTGCAAGCAGATCTTTCCAATAGCTTATTCCTATTGATGCAACTGCTCAGGAGAATCAGAGGGATCTTAGGTTTTTTAGGGGTAGAAGGGTGGAAGGCTACTGATGCCCCACTCCCTTTAAGTCAAGTAGAGGTGGATCGTTTTATAGGGAAAGCAAGTGAATCAGATCCTGTTGATGTAAAGCTAGCGACTATTTTTATGGTAGGTGAAGTGGTTGAAATTATAGATGGCCCTTTTGTGGGTTTTTCTGGGGAAATAGAAGAAATTTTTGAGGAGAAAAAAACCCTTAATGTAGTGGTTAAAATTTTTGATGAACGGAGTACGCCCGTAGAATTGCGTTATACACAAGTTAAAAAGCTTCTTTAG